In the genome of Cryptomeria japonica chromosome 8, Sugi_1.0, whole genome shotgun sequence, one region contains:
- the LOC131048357 gene encoding uncharacterized protein LOC131048357, which produces MSRSHLPTMENHIKTVHSKLTRTPSSLLRSPTIKSGIDSFSDLLEAKSAEEKEKQQYSKTTKWPKRGVGSDVLLHRKPSFRFQLLLPLLVIVVVPCLWYNIRGIQNPDLNNSDSDAAFVRGIWFDSFSALVFVTAVVISLKIAFPELRLGFRLPTMRLVRGSSLGQSWGCLAVSWVKPLASFAISHRRRIKGNPSVTWTIGSKPKSENRSKIGREGVEVYSNGDVYEGEFHQGKCSGSGVYYYYVNGRYEGDWVDGKYDGYGVETWARGSRYRGQYRQGLRHGYGVYRFYTGDMYAGEWSNGQSHGCGVQTCGDGSRYVGEFKWGVKHGLGYYHFRNGDTFAGEYFADKMHGFGVYRFANEHRYEGAWHEGRKQGLGMYTFRNGETQSGYWHFGVLQTPSTLNSQPGVTKGVSHAKVLHAVQEARHAAEKAFEVPRVDDRVNKSVAAANKAATAARVAAVKAVQKRMHGDFSPVDV; this is translated from the exons ATGAGCAGAAGCCATCTGCCCACCATGGAGAACCACATCAAAACCGTCCACTCGAAACTGACGCGGACACCCAGTTCGCTTTTAAGGTCACCCACAATTAAATCCGGTATTGATAGCTTCTCAGACCTTTTAGAGGCAAAATCAGCGGAGGAAAAGGAAAAACAGCAGTATTCCAAAACCACCAAATGGCCCAAGAGAGGAGTGGGATCGGACGTGCTCCTACACAGAAAACCATCTTTCAGGTTCCAGCTCCTCCTTCCTCTCCTCGTGATAGTTGTGGTGCCCTGTCTGTGGTATAACATCAGGGGAATCCAAAACCCCGATTTGAATAATTCAGATTCTGATGCTGCATTTGTAAGAGGTATCTGGTTTGATTCCTTTTCTGCACTGGTTTTTGTGACTGCAGTCGTTATATCCTTAAAGATTGCATTTCCTGAATTGAGGCTTGGGTTTAGGCTGCCTACTATGAGGCTGGTTAGGGGCTCAAGCCTTGGCCAGAGCTGGGGTTGCCTTGCTGTTTCATGGGTCAAGCCATTGGCTTCTTTTGCAATCAGCCACAGGAGGAGAATCAAGGGCAATCCATCTGTGACATGGACTATTGGGTCCAAGCCAAAGAGTGAGAACAGGAGCAAGATTGGCAGAGAAGGTGTTGAGGTCTACAGCAATGGGGATGTGTATGAGGGTGAGTTTCATCAAGGCAAATGCTCAGGCAGTGGTGTTTATTATTACTATGTTAATGGAAGATATGAGGGTGATTGGGTGGATGGAAAATATGATGGGTATGGTGTTGAGACATGGGCTAGGGGAAGCCGTTACAGAGGCCAATACAGGCAGGGCTTGAGGCATGGGTATGGTGTATATAGGTTCTATACTGGGGATATGTATGCAGGGGAGTGGTCTAATGGGCAGAGCCATGGCTGTGGTGTGCAGACCTGTGGAGATGGCAGTCGGTATGTTGGAGAGTTCAAATGGGGTGTCAAGCATGGACTTGGATACTACCACTTCAG AAATGGAGATACATTTGCTGGAGAGTACTTTGCAgacaaaatgcatggttttggtgtCTATCGCTTTGCTAATGAGCATCGATATGAGGGTGCATGGCATGAGGGAAGAAAGCAAGGCCTTGGAATGTATACTTTCAGAAATGGTGAAACTCAGTCGGGGTACTGGCATTTTGGTGTCTTGCAAACACCTAGCACCCTAAATTCTCAACCAGGAGTAACCAAGGGGGTCAGCCATGCAAAGGTTCTGCATGCAGTCCAG GAAGCAAGGCATGCAGCGGAGAAGGCATTTGAAGTTCCTCGAGTTGATGATAGAGTTAATAAATCTGTTGCAGCTGCCAATAAAGCAGCCACTGCAGCAAGAGTTGCAGCAGTAAAGGCTGTTCAGAAAAGAATGCATGGTGATTTTTCTCCAGTGGATGTCTGA